TCACAACCCTCTGCCCTAATCCCCCATGCCCAGACTGATTTCCCCATCTCCATTAGCCCACGAGGGATGTTGAtgctgggaaagctgcagctctTGGCTTTCCTTTCCCAcctgggggctggggctgtgtctcagagctgcagagagcagctggatgTGGTCCCAACCCTTCAGAGCAGGGCACTGGGGGGcatcacccccaaatccctttcccACCTTCCTCCCTGTTATTGCAGgtgtggtgctggtggcactgggggacatCACCCCCAAGcccttttcccacttttctccTTGTCCCTGGAGTATTGCAGAATCTTTTGTGCCAGGCTTGGGGCCACGTCTGTGGCTGTGCCTCTCCAGCTGGGACTCAGGGTGTTGTCCCAGAGTATCGGTTGCTCCTTATTGCTGGTTTGActtgcagctcccagccctggcacattccctgcccttcctgcctCCCGGCGTCCGTGGGAGGGCGTGGGAGACCAGATCAGGGCTTCTGTCACCTTGTGtcaccctggggctgctccccaccTCCACTCCGTCCCCAGAAGCCAAGCACAACACCAGTGTGGGGATCCAGAGGGATTGGGATCAGCTTGTAGGAAAAAGCTGTTTCCAGCCCTCAtggctgggattgggaatggggaggctgctctgctgcaccccAGATCCCTCGGGATGGGAGGGATGTGCTGAGCAGTGCCTCCCTTGCAGGGCCCAGCACTcctggctcccagggctgcGCACCCTGCTCCTGGCCCCGCTCCTCTCCTACCTCTCCGTGCCCTTCCTCGTGCGCCTCTTCCCCAGCGTGCTCACCAAATTTGTCTACCTGAACTTCCGTGAGTATCCCAGCCAGGAGAAACCCTCACAGGGATTGAGCTGGCTGCTGCACATCCCCCAAAACACGGGTGGGGGCCATGCCAGGACAGTGTTATCCAattcctgctgggctgtgggctTGCAGAGGAGGCACAGAGGGATCTTTGCCCGTGTTTTGCAAGCTCTAATAACGTGCTGCTGCCGACCCTGTTTCCTCCCTGCAGTCACAACACGCCCGGGCAGGCTCAGCATCAGCGGGGCTGGAAATTCGGgtgggaggaggcagcagagggcTGAGCTCACCTGCCTCAGCATGGCCCTcaagaattaaaaacaaataacacCCTGATTTAGAAAGAATTGTGTGAAAAACAGCTGGGTAGGAGGATTCTGGATGATAGATGTGATTTCTCCATCAGTGGCCTTCCCTTTCTTCGTGGACTTTCGGCGGCCGGAGCTGCTGGTGAACAACACCATCAGCCTGTACCTCACCACCGAGCCGGGCGTCAGAGTTGGCATCTGGTGAGCAGCATGTCCTCAGTGCTCCCTGTgggacagcagtgtcctgctggAGCCCCCCAGGtaaccccagtgtccccccaggcACACGGTGCCCGGCAGCAGAGGGGCCGAGGCGCAGGGCAAGGACCAGCGCTGGTACGAGGAGGCTCTCGGTGATGCTCACCCCGTGATCATCTACCTGCACGGCAATGGGGGCACCAGGTgagttcctgagctgctgctgcagggccaggaccaGGGCAGGATGGCTGCTTTGAGGTGAGAAGCAGCAAACTcgatgcagcagcagcagtgctgcagggctgggctgctgcgGTGGTCTCTGACCtcagcagttaaaaaaaatccctataaaataaagggaaaagttAAAATCCACCCACCCTACAGCAtccagctcttccctcctgGGATGAGGTCACCCTGGTTCCTCACCTGCACTGGTGCTGGAGGGGAGGGTCCCTTGGGCTCTCCCTGAGTTCTGACCCTGTTTTCCCCATCAGGGCTGCAAGTCACCGCGTCCAGTTCTTGAAGGTGAGTGGTGgcctgtggggacactgggacctgctgggagggaggctcctgctggctctggggaccCCAGAGAGAGCCTGTGCAGGGTGAATGGGCCatgctgggggtcctggggtgaaTCCCCCACCAGAACATaactcagtgctgctctgacagaCAATGGGGGCTGCTGACTTCCACATCCTGGCTCTCGACTACAGAGGTAAAGTTGTCCCCCTGCCTCTTGCTGGGTGATCCCCCTCTTGGGACCTGTCCCCACCAGGGTtgtgacactgagctgtgtcccCCACAGGCTATGGGGACTCCACTGGACACCCCTCAGAGAGTGGCTTCACCACAGATGTCCTGGCACTCTATGACTGGGTGAAAGCGCGGAGTGGGAACAGCACCGTCCTCTTCTGGGGACATTCCTTGGGGACAGGGTAGGTGCAGGGGGTGGGATGGAGGCACACTCTGCaccctgtgacactgctgccagACTGGTGTCACCTGGGAATGGACCAAGGGCTTGGAGCTACTCCTTGGTAGAGGCCCCTGCAAAGCCAAACTCAGCCAACAAGGGGAATCTGAGGGAGCTGTGCATCCCCCCCTTTGCTgctcccctcactgtcccctctcctgtcacagGGTTGCCACCAATGCAGCAAGGAAACTGCAGGAGGAACGAGGTAAGGGCCAGCATGGATGGATTGTCCCCATGCAGTGTCACCCCGAGGCTCTGCACTACCCTGATTTTGGGTGATGAGGAACCCTCCCTAtcctccctgtgggatggggacatcttggccccactgctgcctgggaggggagtgtggcagcagcctggcaggggggACAGCCCCTCAAAGCCCTGCCCACTCCCAGCTCACTCTGCCCTCAGGGGTCCAGGTTGATGCTGTTGTCCTGGAGTCTCCCTACACCAACATCCGAGAGGCGGCCGCCAACATCCCCATCACCAAGGTGAGTCTGGGGGCTCTgcctctggggtccccagctgGTGACAGGCTCTACCTGTGGGCTTCCTGGGTCTCCCCCTCCTCACAGCTGAATCCAAACCGTGGCTTACATTCCCAAACTCTCTCCCTGCCAGATCTACAGGCAGTTCCCAGGTTTTGAGTCCCTCATCCTGGACTCCATGGCTCGGGCAGGAATGTTCTTCCGCAGCGATGAGAAGTGAgttcctgctgggaaggggcactgggagtgatgccagcagcacctggccaAGGAGAGGTGTCAGTGACCCCATTGAAATTCCTGCACTCCTGTGTTTACCCAGCTTACTCATACTTGGAAAGTGACTTTTTATTTACATAATGTCAGCTATCAGTTTGATAATTGGGCAAAgtccacaacccatccttttTTTAGCACTCCTGTTCCTTGTAGCACACAGAGCTTGCACAAATTCCGTTTGATTTATGGGTGCTTTTGAAACCTGCTGCCCCGTTAATTGGGGGTTAAGGTGATCAGGGAGCTGCCATGCCAGGGCAAGCAGCACAGGCATCACCCAGGTGGGCGTGAGGATGGCTCTGAGGGGGGTCAGGGTGCTGTGGGAATTTTAACAGGGATTGGGGGGGCTCCAGGGAGAATCCTCAGGGCTGTTCTTGCTGCCCACAGTGTGAAGGTGCTGGGCTGCCCCCTCCTCATCCTGCATGCAGAAGATGATGGAGTCCTGCCTCCAGAGCTGGGACGCAAGGTGGGCACCTGCCACCCGGGTTTGAGCCTGGCTTTGGTGGGCTGAAGTGGCCAGAGAGGGGATGGCCATGCAccaggaggggtctggggtcccctGCTTGTGCAATAACCATGTTCCCACTCTGGCAGCTCTATGAGACAGCACACAAAGCCTACAGGGACAAATCCAAGGTGAAGTTCATTACCTTTCCTGAAAAGCTGGGCTTGGGCCACGACTACATCTCCTTcaacccagagctgcctgccctggTGAAGTAAGTGCTGCTccactgctgcctcctctcctgctgcaagctcagagctgcctgccccctgctccttcccctccccacgCTGTTTGCTGGCATCACTTTGTAAACTTCAGTCACTCCCCACTGCCCTGAGCCTGTCCTTGGCTTGgggaggtggctctggggacaccagctCCTCTTTGTCCTG
This region of Catharus ustulatus isolate bCatUst1 chromosome 6, bCatUst1.pri.v2, whole genome shotgun sequence genomic DNA includes:
- the ABHD12B gene encoding protein ABHD12B → MRRRGGDGDSGDSGGDIGQGRGRPGVARQGRAQHSWLPGLRTLLLAPLLSYLSVPFLVRLFPSVLTKFVYLNFLAFPFFVDFRRPELLVNNTISLYLTTEPGVRVGIWHTVPGSRGAEAQGKDQRWYEEALGDAHPVIIYLHGNGGTRAASHRVQFLKTMGAADFHILALDYRGYGDSTGHPSESGFTTDVLALYDWVKARSGNSTVLFWGHSLGTGVATNAARKLQEERGVQVDAVVLESPYTNIREAAANIPITKIYRQFPGFESLILDSMARAGMFFRSDENVKVLGCPLLILHAEDDGVLPPELGRKLYETAHKAYRDKSKVKFITFPEKLGLGHDYISFNPELPALVKDFLNKK